From the Variovorax paradoxus genome, the window GCGTGCAGGCCCAGCAGCACCCACAGGTCGCAAGGTGCCGCGATGCCGTTCGGGTTTTCGATGTGCGAGATGTTGAAGTCGATCGCCCATGCCGTGCCTTCCGCGTCGAGCCGCACCGGCGTCGCCGTGTCGGTGGTGAAGAAGCGGCCCGGCACGCGTCCCACCAGCCAGCCGCCATGCAGCGATGCGGCCGACACCGGCACCGACGGCGTCAGACCGATGAAGCTGCCGCCGGCCAGGGTCGCCGGGAGCTGCGCGCCGGGCACCACGCGCACGCGGATCTCGTGCGCGCCCGAGGCAGGACGCAACAGCGCCAGCAGGTCGATCGCCAGGTGCGCAGCCGGCGGATGCACGAAGCCGTGGCCCTCGATGGCCTCGAAAGGGAAGGTGGCGGCGGTCATGGCGCGTGTTCCTCAGGCCACGCGGGTGTCGCCGCTTGGCGTGGGGAAATCGCCGACGGGACATTCTGCAAAGTCCGGCCCGGCCTCGAAGTCGTAGCCGGTGGTGGTGCGGTCGGTGCGCAGCGTGGTTGCAAACGCCTGCGAAGGGAACGACCGGCAGTCGGGCGACACCGCCACCATCGGATCGAACGCGTGCGTGGTGCCGTTGTAGTTGCGCGTGAAGCCATAGGTAACGCAGCCCAGCACGCGATCGGGCGCGTTGCTCTTCACGCACGACACGCAGGTCTCCGCCATCCAGCTCAGGCTGGTGGTGCCCAGCATGCCCGGGGTGCGGTACGGAATGTCGTAGATCGACTCGGTGCTGGTGATGCGTTCGCCTGCGTCGGGCAGCGGAAAGCCCGTGGGGATCTGGTGTTCGCCCTGCCCCGCGAGGTACGGGCCCGAAGGCGTGCCGTAGAAGGGCTGGGCGCTGTTGGGGTCGTTGTCGACGAAGTCGGAGCGCCCGCGCGCGTCGTACGGATGCGTGCTGTTGATGATCTGGATCATGTGGAACTCGTCGCAGTGGCAACCGTTGCCGGCCGCGGGCTGGTGCGCGTCGGCCATGAAATGCAGCTCGGCCGCGATGCCCGAGGCCAGCGCGCTGCCGGCCGCCGCCGGGCCGCGGCGCACGTCGGTGTACGCCAGCGGCATCGCGTGCAGCGTGCCCAGGCGCTGGAAGCAGCACGAGATGGGGCATGACACGGCCGCGCGGCGCTGCGTGGGCGAAGGCGGCCCGATGAAGTCGGCGGGCAGCACCTCGATGGTGGGCGCGCGCTGCAGCGAGAAGATGCCCTCGCCGCGCGATTGCTGCACCACGTGCGCGAGTTCGTGCGCCAGCAGGCGCCTGCCGCTCGTGCTGGCGGGCGCGTATTCGCCGGGGCCGAACACGATATCGTTGCCCACCGTGTAGGCGCGCGCATGCACGCCCGTCGCGCTGCGCGCCGCCTCGCTGCCGGTGTGCACGCGAACCGCGCCGAAGTCGGCGCCGAAGCCCGATTCCATGAAGCTGCGCGTGGCCTCGTCGAGCGGCCGGGAGGCCGAGCGCAGGCCGCCGCTGTCGAGGCCCTGGGGTGCGCGCGCCGGTGCACCGGAACGCGCCGCGCGCTGCAGCCCCACGCCGCGCGCCGACGCACCCCGCGCCCGGCCGCCCGCAACGATGCGCGCGGCCATGGCGTCGGCCTCGCGCTCGTGGAAGTCGCCGGGCCGGCTCACCGCCGGGCCGTGCGCGCCCTGCGTGGCCTCCGCGGCCTTCGCCTTGCAGCGCGGGCATCCGCCGCCGCACGAGCAGGCGGCGGGCGCACGCTGCGGCGCCGGCCGCGAGGCCGCGGGAATGCGCCTTTCGCGCCGCTGCACCTGCGTCTTCGCGTGCATCGCGGCCGCGCTGCGATGCGGCGTGGCAGGCTTCTTCGTGGCGGAGGCGGCGTCGGGCATGGCGATGCTCAGGGCTTGGAGGCGTCCCACGCGAAGTGCGCGTACGAATCGGCGTTGTCCATGGCATCGCTCACCGACATGCCCGCGTACTTGGCGGTCTCCCATTCGTAGGCGTTGTCGTCGGCGCCGATCACGTCGTGCGCCAGCTCGT encodes:
- a CDS encoding DUF4157 domain-containing protein, which produces MPDAASATKKPATPHRSAAAMHAKTQVQRRERRIPAASRPAPQRAPAACSCGGGCPRCKAKAAEATQGAHGPAVSRPGDFHEREADAMAARIVAGGRARGASARGVGLQRAARSGAPARAPQGLDSGGLRSASRPLDEATRSFMESGFGADFGAVRVHTGSEAARSATGVHARAYTVGNDIVFGPGEYAPASTSGRRLLAHELAHVVQQSRGEGIFSLQRAPTIEVLPADFIGPPSPTQRRAAVSCPISCCFQRLGTLHAMPLAYTDVRRGPAAAGSALASGIAAELHFMADAHQPAAGNGCHCDEFHMIQIINSTHPYDARGRSDFVDNDPNSAQPFYGTPSGPYLAGQGEHQIPTGFPLPDAGERITSTESIYDIPYRTPGMLGTTSLSWMAETCVSCVKSNAPDRVLGCVTYGFTRNYNGTTHAFDPMVAVSPDCRSFPSQAFATTLRTDRTTTGYDFEAGPDFAECPVGDFPTPSGDTRVA